Proteins co-encoded in one bacterium genomic window:
- a CDS encoding winged helix-turn-helix transcriptional regulator, which yields MQPQRMLKDPKIVELQSAICKIMSNPRRVQLLHILETGEKSVGELVELTGLRKAAVSQNLGLMRGRNLVTARRDGQKVYYSLRSRRLMTACASMEELLDELLALAPERD from the coding sequence ATGCAACCCCAGCGCATGCTGAAGGACCCCAAGATTGTCGAGCTGCAGTCGGCGATCTGCAAGATCATGAGCAACCCACGGCGCGTACAGCTCTTGCACATTCTGGAAACGGGCGAGAAGAGCGTCGGGGAGCTGGTGGAGCTGACCGGTCTGCGCAAAGCCGCCGTCAGCCAGAACCTGGGCCTCATGCGCGGGCGGAACCTCGTCACCGCCCGCCGGGATGGCCAGAAGGTCTACTACTCGCTGCGCAGCCGCCGCCTGATGACCGCCTGTGCCAGCATGGAGGAGCTGCTCGACGAGCTGCTCGCCCTGGCGCCCGAGCGCGACTGA
- the gltA gene encoding NADPH-dependent glutamate synthase, with the protein MSDIEKSNGDKPKRNINKQKQKTPMREQAPSERILNFNEVPLGYSPEEAVNEALRCLQCKKEPCTGGCPVDVDIPGALGFIAAGDFEAAYRRIKTTNFLPAICGRVCPQEDQCEMYCVLGKKGEPGGIGRLERFVADWHMSQPDLETLPETAPPTGKKVAIIGSGPAGLTAASDLIQLGHEVHVFEALHKPGGVLFYGIPEFRLPKAILLKEIDGLKQMGVQLHLNYVAGAPEPLSELRARFDAIFVGVGAGLPWFLNIPGENLNGVYSANEFLTRVNLMGAYDFPRHDTPVKAGRHIVVVGAGNTAMDSARTAKRLQPDKVTLLYRRSRSEMPARGEEIHHAEEEGIDFMLLHNPVEILADDKGKVRGVRVQKMALGEPDASGRAKPVPVAGSEFELACDSVVVALGCSPNPLMTKAEPQLSLSKRGTIVVDETTMETSVPGVFAGGDIVTGGATVILAMGAGRLAARSMHRYITTGSAKPAAETVS; encoded by the coding sequence ATGAGCGACATCGAGAAGTCGAACGGCGACAAGCCCAAGCGCAACATCAACAAGCAGAAGCAGAAGACGCCGATGCGCGAGCAGGCCCCGAGCGAGCGCATCCTCAACTTCAACGAGGTGCCCCTGGGCTACAGCCCCGAAGAGGCGGTCAACGAGGCCCTGCGCTGCCTCCAGTGCAAGAAAGAGCCCTGCACGGGCGGCTGCCCGGTGGACGTGGACATCCCCGGCGCGCTCGGCTTCATCGCCGCCGGCGACTTCGAGGCCGCCTACCGGCGCATCAAGACCACCAACTTCCTGCCGGCCATCTGCGGGCGCGTCTGCCCTCAAGAAGACCAGTGCGAGATGTACTGCGTGCTCGGCAAGAAGGGCGAGCCGGGCGGCATCGGGCGCCTGGAGCGCTTCGTCGCCGACTGGCACATGAGCCAGCCCGATCTGGAGACCCTGCCCGAGACCGCGCCGCCCACGGGCAAGAAGGTGGCGATCATCGGCAGCGGACCGGCGGGCCTGACCGCGGCCAGCGACCTCATCCAGCTCGGCCACGAGGTGCACGTCTTCGAGGCCTTGCACAAGCCGGGCGGCGTGCTCTTCTACGGCATCCCCGAGTTCCGCCTGCCGAAGGCGATCCTGCTCAAGGAGATCGACGGGCTCAAGCAGATGGGCGTGCAGCTCCACCTCAACTACGTGGCCGGCGCCCCCGAGCCCCTCAGCGAGCTGCGCGCGCGCTTCGACGCCATCTTCGTCGGCGTGGGCGCGGGGCTGCCCTGGTTCCTGAACATCCCGGGCGAGAACCTGAACGGCGTCTACAGCGCCAACGAGTTCCTCACCCGCGTGAACCTGATGGGCGCCTACGACTTCCCCCGCCACGACACGCCGGTCAAGGCCGGCCGGCACATCGTGGTCGTCGGCGCGGGCAACACGGCGATGGACTCCGCACGCACGGCCAAGCGCCTGCAGCCCGACAAGGTGACCCTGCTCTACCGCCGCAGCCGCTCCGAGATGCCCGCGCGCGGCGAGGAGATCCACCACGCCGAGGAGGAGGGCATCGACTTCATGCTGCTCCACAACCCGGTGGAGATCCTCGCTGACGACAAGGGCAAGGTGCGCGGCGTGCGCGTGCAGAAGATGGCGCTCGGCGAGCCGGATGCCAGCGGCCGCGCGAAGCCGGTGCCCGTCGCGGGGAGCGAGTTCGAGCTGGCCTGCGACAGCGTGGTCGTCGCCCTCGGTTGCAGTCCCAACCCGCTGATGACCAAGGCCGAGCCGCAGCTCAGCTTGAGCAAGCGCGGCACGATCGTCGTCGACGAGACGACGATGGAGACCAGCGTGCCCGGCGTCTTCGCCGGCGGCGACATCGTGACGGGCGGCGCGACGGTGATCCTCGCGATGGGCGCCGGCCGACTGGCGGCGCGGTCCATGCACCGCTATATTACCACCGGCTCGGCGAAGCCGGCTGCAGAAACGGTCTCCTGA
- a CDS encoding sulfide/dihydroorotate dehydrogenase-like FAD/NAD-binding protein: MPYTILAKRTLAPNTELFEIAAPAVAQKAKAGQFIILRVQDSGERIPLTIAQAHPERGSVTIVVQELGKTTYDLNRLEAGDALLDFVGPLGKPTHIERRGTVVCVGGGVGNAVVWAQVRGFKEAGNRVITIIGARTKELLILEEEIGALSDRLIVTTDDGSYGRKGVVTEPLAELLETEKVDEVVTIGPVIMMKFVCKTTAKYGTPTQASLNPIMVDGTGMCGACRVTVGGVTRFACVDGPEFDGHQVDFDELMSRLAFYTDLETAAYERAREHDCNLLRQG, encoded by the coding sequence ATGCCCTACACGATTCTCGCCAAGCGGACCCTGGCGCCCAATACGGAGCTCTTCGAGATCGCGGCACCCGCCGTGGCCCAGAAAGCCAAGGCCGGCCAGTTCATCATCCTGCGCGTGCAGGACAGCGGGGAGCGCATCCCGCTCACCATCGCCCAGGCGCACCCCGAGCGGGGCAGCGTCACGATCGTCGTCCAGGAACTGGGCAAGACGACCTACGACCTCAACCGCCTCGAGGCGGGCGATGCGCTGCTCGACTTCGTCGGCCCCCTGGGCAAGCCCACGCACATCGAAAGGCGCGGCACCGTGGTCTGCGTGGGCGGCGGCGTGGGCAACGCCGTCGTCTGGGCGCAGGTGCGCGGCTTCAAGGAGGCGGGCAACCGGGTGATCACCATCATCGGCGCCCGCACCAAGGAGCTGCTGATCCTCGAGGAGGAGATCGGGGCGCTCAGCGACCGGCTCATCGTCACCACCGACGACGGCAGCTACGGCAGGAAGGGCGTGGTCACCGAGCCCCTGGCCGAGCTGCTCGAGACCGAGAAGGTGGACGAGGTCGTCACCATCGGCCCGGTGATCATGATGAAGTTCGTCTGCAAGACGACCGCCAAGTACGGCACGCCCACCCAGGCGAGCCTGAACCCGATCATGGTCGACGGCACGGGCATGTGCGGCGCCTGCCGGGTGACCGTGGGCGGCGTCACCCGCTTCGCTTGCGTGGACGGCCCCGAGTTCGACGGCCACCAGGTGGACTTCGACGAGCTGATGAGCCGCCTCGCCTTCTACACGGACCTCGAGACGGCGGCCTACGAGCGCGCCCGCGAACACGACTGCAACCTGCTCAGGCAAGGCTAG
- a CDS encoding TonB-dependent receptor: MPITRRRARRGPGLRASLCAPFLIAVLAGAGPLRAAGEPPPSPAAWSPLDTIFALPPVRVEGDPVRRRLVAERETLARAVILPAAHPRRLAAPAALLAELPGVELRSLGGLGSFSTASFRGSGGEEVAVLLDGLDLRSPFSGLALLDELPLVGVERLEVYRGGVPAELGALGAAGAVNLVTGSERGLRATLGTGSFGTRRGGLALALGGPAGAEFFLAGGALASEADYRYLDRNGTVFSNTADDTLRLRANADLAARDLLARLAWAPRAGRWGGRWRLAYRYLARENGVPGTESLPTQATRSARSGHDGRLAWESPLLARRVLLGAEATARLGWTRFVNPLGETGPFLVADETRDRLAARGALARAQLLLGPLHLLLRGEAREERFLPDNLNPAKPESFERERNARRGDAEARLSLADERLLLLAGYGRERLADNYFGPPPLPWLPALPKPEHLTRARSRRAGASWRALARGDATLSLRANAGDLHRAPSLLELFGQDVSVSGNPALRPEQGAQADAGLALALRRGALALDGECSWFRRDLADEILMLRNSQYSVRAENIGASRTTGRETSLALAWRALRASLAETRLAARDRSGLAAYDGKQLPYRSPRRLHARLGWEGERLGLFAERERRAATFSDRYNDSDRRLPAATLWSAGMNLRLIGSLTLSIEGRNLGDTRVEDHLGYPLPGRHWLAGLTWAHAATTR; encoded by the coding sequence ATGCCGATCACGCGACGCCGCGCGCGCCGGGGGCCTGGCCTTCGCGCTAGCCTCTGCGCGCCCTTCCTGATCGCGGTCCTCGCCGGCGCCGGGCCCCTGCGCGCCGCAGGCGAGCCGCCGCCGTCGCCCGCGGCCTGGTCGCCGCTGGATACGATCTTCGCGCTACCTCCGGTCAGGGTCGAGGGCGACCCCGTGCGCCGGCGCCTGGTCGCCGAGCGCGAGACGCTGGCCCGCGCCGTCATCCTGCCCGCCGCGCATCCGCGCCGGCTCGCGGCGCCGGCGGCCCTGCTCGCCGAGCTGCCGGGGGTCGAATTGCGCAGCCTCGGCGGGCTGGGCAGCTTCAGCACGGCGAGCTTCCGCGGCTCGGGCGGCGAGGAGGTCGCGGTGCTGCTCGACGGCCTCGACCTGCGCAGCCCCTTCAGCGGCCTCGCCCTGCTGGACGAGCTGCCCCTGGTCGGCGTCGAGCGCCTGGAGGTCTATCGCGGCGGCGTGCCGGCCGAGCTCGGCGCGCTCGGCGCGGCAGGCGCGGTCAACCTCGTCACCGGGAGCGAGCGCGGGCTGCGCGCGACGCTCGGCACGGGCAGCTTCGGCACCCGGCGCGGCGGTCTCGCCCTCGCGCTCGGCGGTCCGGCCGGCGCGGAGTTCTTCCTCGCCGGAGGCGCGCTCGCGAGCGAGGCCGACTACCGCTACCTCGACCGCAACGGCACCGTCTTCAGCAACACGGCCGACGACACGCTCCGTCTGCGCGCCAACGCGGACCTCGCGGCCCGCGATCTGCTCGCGCGGCTCGCCTGGGCGCCGCGCGCCGGGCGCTGGGGCGGCCGCTGGAGGCTCGCCTACCGCTATCTCGCCCGCGAGAACGGCGTGCCCGGCACGGAGAGCCTGCCCACGCAGGCGACGCGCTCGGCGCGCAGCGGCCACGATGGCCGCCTCGCCTGGGAGAGCCCGCTCCTCGCGCGGCGCGTCCTGCTGGGCGCCGAGGCCACGGCGCGCCTGGGCTGGACGCGCTTCGTCAATCCGCTCGGCGAAACCGGGCCCTTCCTCGTCGCCGACGAGACGCGCGATCGCCTCGCCGCGCGCGGGGCGCTGGCGCGGGCGCAGCTCCTCCTCGGGCCGCTGCACCTCCTGCTGCGCGGCGAAGCGCGCGAGGAGCGCTTCCTGCCCGACAACCTGAACCCCGCCAAGCCCGAGAGCTTCGAGCGCGAGCGGAACGCGCGCCGCGGCGACGCCGAGGCGCGGCTCAGCCTCGCCGACGAGCGACTCCTCCTGCTCGCGGGCTACGGCAGGGAGCGACTCGCCGACAACTACTTCGGGCCGCCGCCCCTGCCCTGGCTGCCCGCGCTCCCCAAGCCCGAGCACCTGACCCGCGCGCGCAGCCGCCGGGCCGGCGCGAGCTGGCGCGCGCTGGCGCGCGGGGACGCGACGCTCAGCCTGCGCGCGAACGCCGGCGACCTCCATCGCGCGCCCAGCCTGCTCGAGCTCTTCGGGCAGGACGTCAGCGTGAGCGGCAACCCCGCGCTCCGGCCCGAGCAGGGCGCGCAGGCGGACGCCGGCCTTGCGCTCGCGCTGCGCCGCGGGGCTCTCGCGCTAGACGGCGAGTGCAGCTGGTTCCGCCGCGATCTCGCGGACGAGATCCTCATGCTGCGCAACAGCCAGTACTCCGTGCGCGCGGAGAACATCGGCGCCAGTCGAACGACGGGGCGCGAGACCTCGCTCGCCCTCGCCTGGCGCGCCCTGCGCGCGAGCCTCGCCGAGACGCGCCTCGCCGCGCGCGACCGCAGCGGCCTCGCCGCCTACGACGGCAAGCAGTTGCCCTACCGCAGCCCGCGGCGCCTGCACGCGCGCCTCGGCTGGGAGGGCGAACGCCTGGGTCTCTTCGCCGAGCGCGAGCGGCGCGCGGCGACCTTCTCGGATCGCTACAACGACTCCGACCGCCGCCTGCCCGCCGCGACGCTCTGGTCGGCGGGGATGAATCTGCGTCTCATTGGCAGCCTGACCCTTTCAATCGAGGGTCGCAATCTCGGCGACACGCGCGTCGAGGATCACCTGGGCTATCCCCTGCCCGGCCGCCACTGGCTGGCCGGTCTCACCTGGGCTCACGCCGCCACCACACGCTAG
- a CDS encoding T9SS type A sorting domain-containing protein translates to MPLAAYIGDVAIDPLNSQHLYVRQGGYGEPEDPALGVWETMDGGQHWEQILQGNIFDLSLPPDDADVLVAASEDPAVLLTRDGGDSWTDITGSFPWWEVRYTVISRADERIYIVAYAADGLLGMWATNLDLTGVDQAPRPGATLAAYPNPFNPTTALKFSLREEAAVSVFVTDVQGRRVRSLVVRESRPAGEQSLAWDGRDDAGRALPSGLYVAQIEAADARASCKLLLLR, encoded by the coding sequence ATGCCGCTCGCGGCGTACATCGGCGATGTGGCCATCGACCCTCTGAACTCACAGCATCTCTACGTTCGGCAGGGAGGCTACGGGGAGCCCGAGGACCCCGCGCTGGGCGTCTGGGAAACCATGGATGGTGGGCAGCACTGGGAGCAGATCCTCCAGGGCAACATCTTCGATCTCAGCCTGCCCCCCGACGATGCCGATGTGCTCGTAGCGGCGAGCGAAGACCCGGCAGTTCTCCTCACGCGAGACGGCGGGGACAGTTGGACGGACATCACCGGTTCCTTCCCCTGGTGGGAGGTGAGGTACACCGTCATCAGCCGCGCGGATGAGCGGATCTACATCGTTGCATACGCCGCCGATGGCCTTCTTGGTATGTGGGCCACCAACCTCGATCTCACAGGAGTGGATCAGGCGCCGCGCCCGGGGGCAACCCTGGCTGCGTACCCGAATCCCTTCAATCCGACGACGGCGCTCAAGTTCAGCCTGCGCGAGGAAGCCGCGGTGAGCGTGTTCGTCACGGATGTGCAGGGGCGGCGGGTGCGGAGCCTCGTGGTTCGGGAATCCAGGCCTGCCGGGGAGCAATCGCTCGCCTGGGACGGCCGCGACGATGCCGGCCGCGCGCTGCCGAGCGGCCTGTACGTCGCCCAGATCGAGGCCGCCGATGCGCGCGCGAGCTGCAAGCTGCTTCTGCTGAGATGA
- a CDS encoding DMT family transporter, which produces MIAAPRLRDPWTVTLALLAVQLLFGVHYVVAKLIVSAMDPAAWACLRSASAFAVLLALALVFRRRLPAPRRLAWLALCSVFGVILNQALFLEGLARTTASHAAVMNTQIPTFALLAALAMGQERLTRRKLASFLLGLAGVLVLLEADRLRFDASTLGGDLLNLANAASYGLFIALSRKVMTQEDTLAATAVLFFFATLGLGAYGLDEVLALDPRILTAGLVGAMLFTVLGATVASYLLNVWAVKRTQASRVALFIFLQPLVAAALSVVALGERVTPRLLIALGLVFLALALRDVRASAGRVLERGA; this is translated from the coding sequence ATGATTGCCGCGCCCCGGCTCCGCGATCCCTGGACCGTCACCCTCGCGCTGCTCGCCGTGCAGCTCCTCTTCGGCGTGCACTACGTCGTCGCCAAGCTGATCGTGAGCGCCATGGACCCGGCCGCTTGGGCCTGCCTGCGCTCGGCGAGCGCCTTCGCCGTGCTGCTCGCGCTGGCGCTCGTCTTCAGGCGCCGCCTGCCGGCGCCGCGCCGGCTGGCCTGGCTGGCGCTCTGCTCGGTCTTCGGGGTCATCCTCAATCAGGCGCTCTTCCTCGAAGGGCTCGCGCGCACCACGGCGAGCCACGCCGCCGTGATGAACACGCAGATCCCGACCTTCGCTCTGCTCGCCGCGCTGGCGATGGGTCAGGAGCGGCTCACGCGGCGCAAGCTCGCGAGCTTCCTGCTCGGGCTCGCGGGCGTGCTCGTCCTGCTCGAGGCCGATCGCCTGCGTTTCGACGCGAGCACCCTCGGCGGCGACCTCCTGAACCTGGCGAACGCCGCGAGCTACGGGCTCTTCATCGCCCTCTCCCGCAAGGTGATGACCCAGGAAGACACGCTCGCGGCAACGGCGGTGCTCTTCTTCTTCGCCACGCTGGGCCTGGGCGCCTACGGCCTGGACGAGGTGCTGGCCCTCGATCCGCGGATCCTGACCGCGGGGCTGGTCGGCGCCATGCTCTTCACCGTGCTCGGCGCGACGGTGGCCAGCTACCTGCTCAACGTGTGGGCCGTCAAGCGCACGCAGGCGAGCCGGGTGGCGCTCTTCATCTTCCTGCAGCCGCTGGTGGCGGCCGCCCTGAGCGTCGTTGCGCTCGGCGAGCGGGTCACGCCGCGCCTGCTCATTGCACTCGGGCTGGTCTTCCTGGCGCTCGCCCTGCGCGACGTCCGCGCGTCCGCCGGCAGAGTTCTGGAAAGAGGCGCTTGA